The Usitatibacter rugosus genome segment AGCACGATCATGTACGCCACGAGCATGCCGCTGTACGTGAGGACGTATGCGGTGAGGCTGGCGCCGAGCTGCGCGCCGGAGATGTCGCCCACGGCGTCCTTGGTGAGCAGCAAGCCGGTGACGAGCCAGGGCTGGCGTCCCATCTCGGTGACGATCCAGCCGGCGAGCGTCGCGATCCAGCCCGCGAACGTGAAGCCCGCGAAGGTCCAGAGCGCCCAGACCGGAGCGAGCTTCGCGCGTCGTGTAACCCAGGCGCCCAGCCACGCGAGCGCGATCATGATCATGCCCATGCCGACCATCACGCGGAACGCGTAGAACACCGGGCCCACCGGCGGGTTGTCCTTGAAGTCGTTCAGGCCCTTCACTTCACCGTCGAGCGAGTGCGTGAGGATCAGCGAGGAGAGCTTGGGGATCTCGATCGAGTAGTCGTTCCTGCGCGTGCGTTCATTGGGGATCGCGAAGAGCACGAGCGGAATGCCCTTCTGCGTCTCCCACAGGCCTTCCATGGCCGCGACCTTCGCCGGCTGGTGCTCGAGCGTGTTCAGGCCGTGCTGGTCGCCCACGAAGGCCTGCACGGGCGCGAAGAAGGCGGCGAAGAGGATGCCCACGCGCATCGTGCGGCGAGCCCCCATGTCGCCGGGCGCCTTCAGCAGCCGCCACGCGGAGAGGCCGGCCACCGCGAACGAGCCGGTGATCGCCGAGGCGCACATCATGTGTACGAAGCGGTAGGGGAACGAGGGATTGAAGATCACCGCGAACCAGTCGGCGGCGATGTACTGGTTGCCGTCCAGCACGTGCCCGGCGGGCGTCTGCATCCACGAGTTGAGCGCAAGGATCCAGAAGGCCGAGAGCGAGGTGCCGGCCGCGACCAGGAACGCCGAGGTGATGTGCACCCAGTCGGGCACGCGGTTCATGCCGAACAGCATGATCCCGAGGAACGTCGCCTCGAGGAAGAACGCGGTCAGGACCTCGTAGCCGAGGAGCGGGCCGGCGATCGCGCCGACCTTCTTCATGAAGCCGGGCCAGTTGGTCCCGAACTGGAAGGACATCACGATCCCGGTCACCACGCCCATGGCGAACGTGAGCGCGAAGATCTTCACCCAGAGCTGGTAGGTCGCGAGCCAGGCGGGCTCGCGATTGCGCTGGTACAGGACGCGGAAAATGAAGAGGAACCACGCGAGCGAAATCGTCAGCGTGGGGAAGAGAATGTGGAACGCGATGTTCAGCCCGAACTGGGCTCGCGCCAGTTGCAGTGCTTCGTCCATAGCGTGCCCATTATAGGCACGCGGGGGACGTCAGTGTGCGATCAGGCTCGCGTAGACCTCGGGAACGGCGTTGCCTTCGTCGGCGATGAGGACGCCCAGGCAGAGCGTCGCGGCGACGAGCACGGCGAGGTAGGCGATTGCGGCGTATCCGTCACGGCGTTGCATGGTGATGCTCCAAGGGCTTGCATTGAATATGGGGCCAGTATCCGGATTGCAAGACCGCGAGGCTCGTCGCTTGTAACCGATTCACGCGTCGGAATCCGCCTACTCCACCGTAGGGCAGGCGCAAGGGATTCCCGCCGGCGGCTTATCATTCGGCGATGCCCTTTCCCGGAATCGCCCGTGCGGCCCTTCTCGAGCGGCTCCTGCGGGGCCATGCCGAGCGCCTGACGGTCCTCACGCCGAATCGGCGGCTCGCCGACTGGCTGGTGGCGCAAGTGGACGCGATCCACGTCGCTGCCGGGCAGGCTTCCTGGGAAGCGCCCGACGTGCTCGCCTTCCCCGATTTCGTCCAGCGTTGCTACGACGAGGCGGCACACGCCGACGGAGGCGCCGAACTGCCGGTGGTCCTGGAGGACCCCGCATCGCGGCTCCTGTGGGAGGAAGCGATCCGCGCCAGCCGCTGGGGGCGCGAGCTGGTTTCCATTCCGTCGACCGCGGCACTCGCTGCCGACGCCTGGGCGTTGGCCCACGCGTGGCGCATCGAAGGCGCGCTGGGCGGCGAGGCGCGGGGCGAGGACGCGGAAGCCTTCGTCGAATGGGCGGAGGAGTACGTCCGCCGCACCGCGCGCGACGGATTTGCGGAAGCGGCACGCCTGCCCGCGCGGGTGGCGGCGCATCTCGGTGCGATCCCGCTGCCGCATGCCCTCGTGCTTTACGCGTTCGACCTGCTCACGCCCCAGCAGCGCGATTTCGTGGACGCCCTGGAGCGCGCGGGCGTCACCGTCCACGTTTCGGAGGAACCCACGCCGCCGGGCGACGCGGTGCCTGCGCGCGTCGAGGTGCAGACTCCGCGCGACGAGCTCGAGCACGCGGCGCGCTGGGCTCGAGCGCGCCTGGAGGCTTCGAAGGGCGCGAGGTCGCCCCGCATCGGCATCGTGATCCCCGATCTCGCCCAGCGCCGCCGCGAAGCGGCCCGCATCTTCTCGCGCACCTTCGCGCCGGCCGGCGTGGCCCCCGGCGAGCGTCGTGCACCGCTCTTCAACCTGTCGCTCGGCGAGCCGCTGTCCCAATACCCGCTGGTCGATGCCGCGCTCGCGTTGCTCGAGCTCGCGGCCGGGCCGTTCGACTTCGACCGCGCGAGCCGGCTGATCCGCTCGCCGTTCCTCGCGGACGCCGAGGGCGAGCTCGGCGACCGTGCCCGGCTCGATGCGGCGCTGCGCCGCATGGCGCCGGCATCGCTCACGCTGAACCGCCTGCGCACGGCGATCTCGCAGGCGGTCCGCCGCGAGCACGCGCCGGAATGCCCGCGGCTGCTGGGCCTTCTCGACCGTGTCGTGGATGCCGCGCGCGGGCCGGCACGCGCGGCCCCCCACGATTGGGCAAAACGCTTCAGCGAGATCCTCAAGGCCGCGGGATTCCCCGGCGAGCGGACGCTCGACTCCGACGAGTACCAGACGCTGGAGAAGTGGCGCGACGCGCTCTCCGGCCTGGCCGCGCTCGGTCTGGTCGCCGGTCCCTGGAGTGGCGCGGAGGCGCGCTCGCGGCTGCAGCGCACCTGCGCGGAGACGCTCTTCCAGCCGCGCTCCGGCGCCGCGCCGGTCCAAGTGCTGGGCCTGCTCGAATCGGCGGGCCTCGATTTCGACCACCTGTGGATCTGCGGGCTGACCGAGGACAAGTGGCCGCTCAGCGCACGCCCGCATCCGTTGATCGCGCCGTCGCTGCAGCGCAAGGCCGGCATTCCGCAGGCGAGCCCGGAGCAGGCGCTCGAGATCGACCGCCGCATCACCGCCGGCTGGAAGCTCGCCGCGCGCGAAGTCGTCTTCAGTACGGCCCGCGCCGACGGGGACCGCGAGCTGCTGCCGAGCCCGCTGATCGCCGTCCTCGATGCCACTGACGTCGCGAAGCTGGGGATTCCCAAGTACGCGCAGCTGCGCACGGCGCTCTTCAAGGCGGGCGGCCGGAAGGCCATGAGCTATCCGCACGACGACAACGGGCCCGGCGTCGCGTCGCCCGCCGTGAAGGGCGGATCGCGCATCCTCGTCGACCAGGCCGCGTGCCCGTTCCGTTCCTTCGCGCACTTTCGCCTCGACGCGCACGAGCTGGAGCGTCCCGAGCACGGCCTGGGTCCGCTCGAGCGCGGCACGCTGCTGCACGAGATGATGGGACGCATCTGGGAAGTCCTGAAGGACCAGGCGACGCTGAGGGCCTCCGGAGCGGAAGCGCTCCAGTCGCTTGCGCTCGAAGCGGCAAGCCATGCGATCAAGCAGGTCGCGCTGGACCGCCCGGGCCGTCTCGACGGGAAGTTCGCCGAGCTGGAGCAGAAGCGGCTCGCCCAGGTCGCGATCGAATGGCTCGAGCTCGAGAGCCTGCGCACCACGCCGTTCACGGTGACGCTGCGCGAAAAGGAGATGAAGCTCGACGCGGGCCCGTTGCAATTGGACGGACGCATCGACCGCGTCGACCGCCTCGAGACGGGCGGCATCTCGGTGTTCGACTACAAGTCCGGGCGGGTCAGCATTGCCTCGTGGCTGGGCGAGCCGCCCGACGACGCGCAGCTCCCGCTCTACGCGCT includes the following:
- a CDS encoding PD-(D/E)XK nuclease family protein translates to MPFPGIARAALLERLLRGHAERLTVLTPNRRLADWLVAQVDAIHVAAGQASWEAPDVLAFPDFVQRCYDEAAHADGGAELPVVLEDPASRLLWEEAIRASRWGRELVSIPSTAALAADAWALAHAWRIEGALGGEARGEDAEAFVEWAEEYVRRTARDGFAEAARLPARVAAHLGAIPLPHALVLYAFDLLTPQQRDFVDALERAGVTVHVSEEPTPPGDAVPARVEVQTPRDELEHAARWARARLEASKGARSPRIGIVIPDLAQRRREAARIFSRTFAPAGVAPGERRAPLFNLSLGEPLSQYPLVDAALALLELAAGPFDFDRASRLIRSPFLADAEGELGDRARLDAALRRMAPASLTLNRLRTAISQAVRREHAPECPRLLGLLDRVVDAARGPARAAPHDWAKRFSEILKAAGFPGERTLDSDEYQTLEKWRDALSGLAALGLVAGPWSGAEARSRLQRTCAETLFQPRSGAAPVQVLGLLESAGLDFDHLWICGLTEDKWPLSARPHPLIAPSLQRKAGIPQASPEQALEIDRRITAGWKLAAREVVFSTARADGDRELLPSPLIAVLDATDVAKLGIPKYAQLRTALFKAGGRKAMSYPHDDNGPGVASPAVKGGSRILVDQAACPFRSFAHFRLDAHELERPEHGLGPLERGTLLHEMMGRIWEVLKDQATLRASGAEALQSLALEAASHAIKQVALDRPGRLDGKFAELEQKRLAQVAIEWLELESLRTTPFTVTLREKEMKLDAGPLQLDGRIDRVDRLETGGISVFDYKSGRVSIASWLGEPPDDAQLPLYALTLGVDDVRAVAFARLKTGDRGFAGLSKDADTGIDGVKVPQQHAIAKKYADDWRGLFRFWGEQVTALGENFAAGDARVDPKQLLRTCERCDLKSLCRVHERLGALDEGEEFAESSREDDEEAE
- a CDS encoding cytochrome ubiquinol oxidase subunit I is translated as MDEALQLARAQFGLNIAFHILFPTLTISLAWFLFIFRVLYQRNREPAWLATYQLWVKIFALTFAMGVVTGIVMSFQFGTNWPGFMKKVGAIAGPLLGYEVLTAFFLEATFLGIMLFGMNRVPDWVHITSAFLVAAGTSLSAFWILALNSWMQTPAGHVLDGNQYIAADWFAVIFNPSFPYRFVHMMCASAITGSFAVAGLSAWRLLKAPGDMGARRTMRVGILFAAFFAPVQAFVGDQHGLNTLEHQPAKVAAMEGLWETQKGIPLVLFAIPNERTRRNDYSIEIPKLSSLILTHSLDGEVKGLNDFKDNPPVGPVFYAFRVMVGMGMIMIALAWLGAWVTRRAKLAPVWALWTFAGFTFAGWIATLAGWIVTEMGRQPWLVTGLLLTKDAVGDISGAQLGASLTAYVLTYSGMLVAYMIVLTHMAGKGARVAEKEVAQAGAALVPGAAK